The Drosophila sechellia strain sech25 chromosome 2R, ASM438219v1, whole genome shotgun sequence nucleotide sequence CAGCAGCGGGCGCATATCCAACTGGTTCACCAACGGCGGCACCACCACAACTACCAGCAGCCGGAATCCGAGTCCGCACAACTCGAGGCCGAGATCGAGGCGGAGGAGCTGATGTCCTCGGCGAGCAACAGTGAACAGCAAATGGAGCCGATCTCGAACCACCACCGACATCGGACTGGCCACCATCACCCGCACCACCAGCTGCACCagcaccatcaccaccaccatcgcCACACCAAGCACCACAGGATTTCAGCCCACAAGCAGGAATAGATGCCACAATCACGCGCCCATCGATTCCCCACTTTCTCTCACCCGAACTCATGCTGGTCTTAAAATAATGTCttgttttatatttgtaaCTTTAGGGCCAGTTGACTTAATTAGTTTTTAGTTCATCGGTTTGCCAACCGCGTAaccttatttaaattatattttaagtttcGTTGTAAGCAGTGCCCAATTTCGGtcaaaatttgattttattttttaatctCCTGTACTCTAGAAGCCTGTGATTTAGATGGGGTTGAAGTCGCACATATTTGCAACAAAAATTGTCAAAGCCTCAAGAGGAAGGCAAGCCCGGAATACAATTTATACGAATTTAAGTAATATATTTAGATGGTAAACAAAATTAATCAATGCCTTAGCGAAGCATTACAATCCCAGACTTCTGCACAATCCTCTCGAAAACCAACAAGCCAAGAACGAACCAAATCAAGCATTTTCGATTCTATTGATAAGCGATTATAGTCCCGCAATATAGTTGTGTTACATCATAAATAAGTCAATAGGTTAAAAGTGCCTTTCTGCTAAATCTCAAAATTCCCCATTGGAGCCCAGTGTCCCATTGGTTTTAAGATTTTAAGAACCACATGTTCATCCAGTCAAACCACATTGTATCCCTAATCCTTCACCTCCATACCTACTAAGTGCATTTGCAAGTcgataaatgaaatataaagaTAAATATGAtctattaataaatttaagtcGCACACGTGTAGGGTTGCGAATCAAATATAAATCCAGTTGACTACCGACTTTCCTGTGTTACCTTTTGGATCAGATTGCCACACGAGGGTCTCGACGATAAGATACGATGCTCTTACCCATTAAATCGCACAGAATTGCGATTGGCAATCTACTTTGCACTCAACTAATTAACACTCCCTTCGATTGACCAATCAGTTGTGTCATTCCCCTAATCGCCGAACACCAATAGAAGTCTTTATCAATGGGCGGGTGTACGACTTGGTATCGCGGTAGCCCGGCACTTACATATGCCTTCCTCTATCGCCATATAGCAATCAGATTCCTCAAACGTCATCGTTATCGCGTGCAATCTGCTGAGGGGTTTATGGCCCTTCTGAAAATTATCTGGCACTAATATCGGCCTAGAACGCATGCCAAGCACCTCTCATTGTTAACAGCCAGCTGATAAAACAGGCTACATGTCATCCCAATTGCCTATTCAGCGGTACACTGCCATCGCAAGTGTATTAGGACACACAGGGAAAAATATGTATAGAGATCTTAAAAAAATCATCAATCGATTTTTTAAAATTCGACCAAAATAtcgaataaatattatttatactaTCTtcataaaaacttttttattaaaataaggAAAGTATGAAGCCAATGTGGATTGTAATATTATCTGCCTGTTTTCAAatctttttaaattattatttttattttatagcttatttttttaaattgctaTTAAATGGATATTTTTTGATCAGTGAACCATTTTGTGGCATTGCACTTCAAGTTAAAACTCAATTTGTAAAAATTGAGTTGGTACAATCAagctaatatttatttaatcatTATTTCGCTGTGTAGTTAAACCAAATTAACACCTTACCAATCTGTACCACGCGGTATTAGCTGAGTACTAGAATACCCATTGCTATGAAGTTATAAAAAGcctcattaaatatttaaattgggGAATTACAGATTTCttacaatttacaaatttaCAGTAATCCTGAGGTAAGCTTTGCTCCCAACTTATATCTCTGTAAATCAACAAGGCCAAATGATATCAAGACACCATAAATCATTGGATAGAAAAAGGCAGTGCCAATTCTAAACCTGATACTCCCTTATCAGATACCGTGTAGTAGTGATTGTATTAAAAAGGTCCGTTCGGAGCAAACCGAATTTAGTCGTGCCGCGCGTTTCAACGAGCTACAATGTCAGTTAGCCAACGTTTTTAGTCGGGCTAAGCAGATGCATTTATCAGTCATTTGTATTCGGGCAGAGAATAACGACGTTAAAAACCCGTTTCGGCCATAACAAACCGATAGTACTCATCATATACGAAGCAAAACAAACCGTAAAAAAGGTGAATTAGCTGGCGTTCCAAAAACTTAAGGTGCGATCATTATATAGGCTTTAAATACAAGCTGAATATGAAAAAAGGGTTTTTGAACGTATACTCTATATGATACTACTCCGCTTTGtagtgaaaaacaataatcggcaaaaagaaaacacgTGTGCTCGAGGCTAAATATATAACCGTGTTCTCAGAGCAGGTCTATTAAGTGCTTTATTAACTTTCACGAATTTGGCTAAATGTCACTCTGATAGTGCTATCAACTCTGTTTCGATTACCCAGAATGGAAAATCCTAACCAAAAGACCACCTAACGAGGAACTATACTATATTGAATGGGATTTACAGCCCGAATTTATCAGGAATGAGAGTTGAAGTGGATTATTTACAGCCTGTGCTGTAGTTTACAACCCAGTCAGTCCCGTTGTTGCCCTCCTAAGTTAATGCCCGAAAATTATTTGAGTGGCCATCCACGTGCCggagtttattccaattacaATTATTCTGAAAAGCAAAGTGCCCAATTCAAAAATCGTGTCTGGCCCATGTGCAAACTTCAAAATTTGATTCTTCGGATCCTATCGCTTTCTTTTGAGTGGAATGAATCGTCAAACTTGCCGAACTTTGATTTAAATAGCTAACACAAACCTATCTTGTGCTGCGCGACACGTGGCATATCTTCCCCTTTCGAGGGCTAAAATAATTTGATAGAGATAAAGCCAGATTATGATTGCGGCAAATTGCTTGTTGTCGGGTATTAATACCAGATACTTGTGGTCTTACTCTACATATAATAGTTTCGTAGAAAGAATTAAACCCTATAAATAGTATATTCTTCATAGAGATCCGTCAATTGTCCGACAGTTCggctgtccgtccgtccgtatgaacttCGAACATAAATTCTGAAATTATGCATTCAAGTAACGGCTACGCAGCACAAGCTTGTCTCAAactgttgccacgcccactaacGCCGATATCGCTAAAGTCCGCCCACATGCTTAACTCCTAAATAATGTTGTGATAAGCTTATCAAAAATAGGACTGGTTCAAATTGGACCATTAGAAAGGTATTAAGAGTAAGCTGAAAACTTATTAACAAAATATAGCAACACACTCGCTTTGTTGTACCCGGTATATAATAGTCGCAACACTTAACTTCAACGTTCtctcttattttttatgttataGATGTCAGCCGAATCTTCAAAAGGAGCTATTAACAATGGCTACGAACTGGATCATGTAAGTTTTTCCTTCAAAAAATCTTAAGTAAGCtagtttaaatattataaaatgttATAGAAGGAGTTGGACATCCGTGACTCTGAAGAATTCAAGGAACTTCCACTGGATGACACTAGCGATGCCCCAAATAAAAAGGGATATTTTGAAAAGAATCCAAAAGTAGCACGACTGGTGAGGATCTCGTTATATGTACTCCTGCATCTGTGTGTTGTGGGATACTTCTCATATGCGACCTACCACTATCACGACATAAGTAAGTATATCGTCATGTAATTAGCAAGCAGTATATCATTATTCATCTACAGCCAACTATGAGTGCTACTGGAAAGACAACCCATTGTGCGGCATCAACTTCTGCACGGGCTACGGaatgctgctgctcctcctgggATTCATCTATTTGGGTCTCTTCTACTACTACGTCTTCAAACCGATAGTGGGCCACAGCCTGCACAGGAACTACATCAGACCATTTTCAAAGAAATGGCACAACTTCAGCAGAACCAGGTAAACTATTATGAAACAAATATATCTTTAAGCCATGTAACTACTCCTCCTCCATCATCTTCCCAGAGTGGTGTCATTGGCCAGCATCGCATTGCTCCTGGCCCTATTGGCCATCTTTGTGTACTTCGAGTGCCGGGATGAGCCCCAAAAACTGGTGTCCCTGGTGACACCCTGCTTCTTCATCCTGTGCGGCTACGTTTTCTCCACGAATCGAAGAGCCATTAAGTGGCGCATAGTCATCACGGGAATCACGTGCCAGTTTTTGCTCGGCATTTTCTGCATCCGCTGGGAGGTGGGACGCAAAATCTTCGAGTGCTTGGGCAACAAGGTGGCCACGTTTCTGGGCTATGCCACCGATGGAGCCGAGTTCGTGTTCGGCGACTTCCTGGTGCAGAACAATGTGTTCGCCTTCGCAATCCTGCCGGTCATTTTCTTCTTCAGCTTCTTCATCTCCATCCTGTACTACATGGGCACGATGCAGTGGGTGGTGATCAAGCTGGGCTGGATCCTGCAGCAGATCCTGGGCACCACTGTTTGTGAGAGCGTGACGGCGGCAGCCAACATCTTCCTTGGCATGTCCGAGAGCCCGCTGCTAATCCGGCCGTATATCAACAAGCTGACCAAGAGCGAAATCCACAGCATCATGGTGTCCGGATTTGCGACCGTGTCCGGAACCGTATTGGCGGCCTACTTGTCCTTCGGTGCCTCGGCCGCCCACTTGATCACCTCCTCGGTTATGGCAGCTCCCGCTACTCTGGCCATCTCTAAACTTTACATGCCCGAAACGGAGGAGAGCTTGACCTCATCTGATTCAATTGAACTGGAAAAATCGCACGTATTTCTAAGGCGCCTAGTTTAAGCCAAATGTCTAACTAGGTTCACTGTCATCCTTGTAGAGAGGACTGTTCGCTGTTGGACGCAGCGTCCAGTGGTGCCAGCAACGCCGTGCCCATTGTTTTAGGCATTATTGCCAACATAGTCGCCTTCGTCGCCTTCATCGCCTTCCTAAATGGTCTGGTCAGTTGGTTTGGATATCTGGTGGGTCTCGAGCAAATCGACTTCGAGTGGATATTCTCGAAGCTGTTCATCCCGCTGGTCTGGGCCATGGGAGTGCCGAAAGAGGATTGCGACATCATCGCCAAGGTGGTGGCCACCAAAACCATTATCAACGAGTTTGTGGCCTATGAGCGTCTGGGTCAATACATCGAAAATAATGATATCACTGTAAGTTGTTGATGGTGTAAAGCCCACAGCTCATATGGAAACTAACGATTGAGGTCGATTTTTGTAGGCCCGCAGCGCTGGAATCGCCACATTCGCCATCTGCGGCTTTGCCAATCCCAGTTCCCTGGGCATCCTTATCGGATCCCTCAGTGCCATGGCACCACATCGTCGCTCCACCATCACAGCAGTGGCTTTCCGAGCGTTTGTGGTGGGCAGCATAGTCTGCTTCGTATCCGCCAGCTTTGCAGGTCAGTCGATAACCGATCGAAagtatttgttattattttaactAGTTTTACTACATTATAGGCATCCTTATACAAGAAGATGACGAGCGGGCGAACTACAACAGGATATTCCACAAGTTGGGTCGAAAGAATGTTACGCAGTTTTAATTCCTTGAAGTTGTAGATCGTGATAATTAGCTGatcaaattaagcaaattaaaattcttaTTTATTAAAGATGTTTTGGATTATTTTTACCCATTTGTTTACTAGGGGGCTGTGGGTTGAGAGTCATAATATACACACAACACTTCTTAGACTACACACTGTTTCTGATTTATACACACAATGGCAGATCCAGCAGAAGGCGAACTGGATGAAAAGCCTCCGCCATCGAGGGCACAGCGAATCACCTACGTGATACTCCATGTGCTGCTCCATGTCGTATTCATATCTTACTTTACTGCAGCCACAATCATTTTCATCTTGTACGGTGAGTTACTCCTTTGAGTTTGAACTCAAATGCTTATAAGAAAAAACGCAGACAAAGATTCCGACGACTGCTGGCCCAATAGGGGCTCGGGAGCCACAACCGAATCGACAGATAACTCAACCGAGGATGATGATATAGATGACTATGAGGAAGTGGAGGAAGAAACTACTGAGAAGCCATTGCCAGAGGTTAAGCCAAAACTATTGTGCACAATTAACTGGTGTCATGGATACGGGTTCCTCATCGTCATGTTCATCTTGTTTTATATACTATGGCTGTACTACTGGGCATTTAAGCCATTCGTGGGCATCAAGCTGTATAATAACTACTTGGAACCAGTCATTGACAAATGGATTGAGTTCAGTCGCCAGTGGTGAGTACAATATCCTTTACATGATCTCCCTTCAGACTTGAACTGCGGTACGATAAGTCAAAAAATGCCAGATGTTTAGGACCTATGCACATTATCCTTTCGATTAAAAATGATATTATGGCTAAGAACCTTAGCTACTGACCACAATGGATGTGAGGCTCCTAAAGATTCTTCTAAGAAGCAAAATGCTTTAATcctgattttccattttctccaATTTTAGGATAGTGTCCGGCGTAATGCTGGCGATCGTGATCGCTGTGGTGGTGGCCTACCTTGGATTCGAGTGCCGCAATGACGCATTCAAGGCCATAGGGCTGCTCGGACCTTTGTGCTTCGTCATTATTGGATTCGCCGTGTCCAAGCACCACTTGCAAGTACCTTGGCGCATAGTGACCCACGGTCTCTTGggccagctgctgctgggcatACTCTGCCTGCGCATCCCCTTCGGCCGCTCCGTCTTCCAATGCCTTGGAGACAAGGTGACGATATTTCTGAACTACGCACAGCACGGAGCACGCTTTGTGTACGGGGATCGCATCTGCGATGAGTATGTCTTTGCATTCGCCATACTGGCGGTGGTGTTCTTCTTCAGCGTGATCACCAGCATTATGTATTACCTTGGCTGGATGCAGTTCATCCTGAACGGTTTCGGGTTCCTCTTGCAGGCCATGGTGGGCACGACCGTTTGCGAAAGTGTAAATGCAGCGGGCAACGTGTTTTTAAGCATGACCGAGAGCCCTCTGGT carries:
- the LOC6608282 gene encoding sodium/nucleoside cotransporter 2, with translation MADPAEGELDEKPPPSRAQRITYVILHVLLHVVFISYFTAATIIFILYDKDSDDCWPNRGSGATTESTDNSTEDDDIDDYEEVEEETTEKPLPEVKPKLLCTINWCHGYGFLIVMFILFYILWLYYWAFKPFVGIKLYNNYLEPVIDKWIEFSRQWIVSGVMLAIVIAVVVAYLGFECRNDAFKAIGLLGPLCFVIIGFAVSKHHLQVPWRIVTHGLLGQLLLGILCLRIPFGRSVFQCLGDKVTIFLNYAQHGARFVYGDRICDEYVFAFAILAVVFFFSVITSIMYYLGWMQFILNGFGFLLQAMVGTTVCESVNAAGNVFLSMTESPLVIRPYIEILTVSELHAICTSGYATVAGTVLGAYVSFGAPASFLIAASVMAAPGSLAFAKLFYPETEESLTRSDNIRLEKSTDTSILDAAASGAAAALLIVLGIVSNIIAFLAIVFFLDAVTEWTFELIGLHNITLLYILSQIFIPIVFVMGVPWHDCQDIGLVVAQKSFINEFVAYRNLGILVSDKKVETRSAAIATFALCGFANPGSLGIVIASLSAMAPSRRSDITRVAFRSYFAGSFVSFTSASLAGILIQDEHMDGN
- the LOC6608281 gene encoding solute carrier family 28 member 3 isoform X2, producing MSAESSKGAINNGYELDHELDIRDSEEFKELPLDDTSDAPNKKGYFEKNPKVARLVRISLYVLLHLCVVGYFSYATYHYHDITNYECYWKDNPLCGINFCTGYGMLLLLLGFIYLGLFYYYVFKPIVGHSLHRNYIRPFSKKWHNFSRTRVVSLASIALLLALLAIFVYFECRDEPQKLVSLVTPCFFILCGYVFSTNRRAIKWRIVITGITCQFLLGIFCIRWEVGRKIFECLGNKVATFLGYATDGAEFVFGDFLVQNNVFAFAILPVIFFFSFFISILYYMGTMQWVVIKLGWILQQILGTTVCESVTAAANIFLGMSESPLLIRPYINKLTKSEIHSIMVSGFATVSGTVLAAYLSFGASAAHLITSSVMAAPATLAISKLYMPETEESLTSSDSIELEKSEDCSLLDAASSGASNAVPIVLGIIANIVAFVAFIAFLNGLVSWFGYLVGLEQIDFEWIFSKLFIPLVWAMGVPKEDCDIIAKVVATKTIINEFVAYERLGQYIENNDITARSAGIATFAICGFANPSSLGILIGSLSAMAPHRRSTITAVAFRAFVVGSIVCFVSASFAGILIQEDDERANYNRIFHKLGRKNVTQF
- the LOC6608281 gene encoding solute carrier family 28 member 3 isoform X1 — protein: MSAESSKGAINNGYELDHKELDIRDSEEFKELPLDDTSDAPNKKGYFEKNPKVARLVRISLYVLLHLCVVGYFSYATYHYHDITNYECYWKDNPLCGINFCTGYGMLLLLLGFIYLGLFYYYVFKPIVGHSLHRNYIRPFSKKWHNFSRTRVVSLASIALLLALLAIFVYFECRDEPQKLVSLVTPCFFILCGYVFSTNRRAIKWRIVITGITCQFLLGIFCIRWEVGRKIFECLGNKVATFLGYATDGAEFVFGDFLVQNNVFAFAILPVIFFFSFFISILYYMGTMQWVVIKLGWILQQILGTTVCESVTAAANIFLGMSESPLLIRPYINKLTKSEIHSIMVSGFATVSGTVLAAYLSFGASAAHLITSSVMAAPATLAISKLYMPETEESLTSSDSIELEKSEDCSLLDAASSGASNAVPIVLGIIANIVAFVAFIAFLNGLVSWFGYLVGLEQIDFEWIFSKLFIPLVWAMGVPKEDCDIIAKVVATKTIINEFVAYERLGQYIENNDITARSAGIATFAICGFANPSSLGILIGSLSAMAPHRRSTITAVAFRAFVVGSIVCFVSASFAGILIQEDDERANYNRIFHKLGRKNVTQF